A genomic segment from Clostridium pasteurianum BC1 encodes:
- the nirJ2 gene encoding putative heme d1 biosynthesis radical SAM protein NirJ2: protein MIISWNTTNKCNMYCKHCYRNSGIRAKEELSTEEGKLLLDEIVKAGFKIMIFSGGEPLMRPDIYELVEYASEIGLRPVLGSNGTLITLEVAKKLKDAGAMGIGISLDSLNTKKHDNFRNYSGGWHKAVMGMRNCREAKLPFQVHTTVMDWNKNEILDITDFAVDIGAVAHHVFFMVPTGRGLNIEDEALSKEEYEKTLKNIMLKQKEVSIELKPTCAPQFMRIAAENGVKTRFRKGCLAGTAYCIISPTGNVQACAYLDMPIGNVRKIPFSDIWNDNLILKKLRTLDYKGKCGICNYKKTCGGCRARAAFYNNEDPMAEDIWCLYSNVEAENIGNG, encoded by the coding sequence ATGATCATATCATGGAATACTACTAATAAATGCAATATGTATTGCAAACATTGTTATAGAAATTCTGGTATTAGAGCCAAAGAGGAACTAAGCACTGAAGAGGGAAAATTGCTCTTAGATGAAATAGTAAAAGCTGGCTTTAAGATAATGATATTTTCTGGTGGAGAACCTCTTATGCGTCCTGATATTTATGAATTAGTGGAATATGCATCAGAAATTGGCTTAAGACCTGTACTTGGCAGTAATGGTACACTTATAACATTAGAGGTTGCTAAAAAATTAAAAGATGCAGGGGCTATGGGTATAGGTATTAGTCTGGATAGTCTCAATACTAAAAAACATGATAATTTTAGAAATTATAGTGGTGGTTGGCATAAGGCAGTTATGGGAATGAGAAACTGTAGAGAGGCAAAACTACCTTTTCAGGTACATACCACTGTAATGGATTGGAATAAGAATGAAATATTAGATATAACTGATTTTGCTGTGGATATAGGAGCTGTGGCTCATCATGTATTCTTTATGGTTCCTACAGGAAGAGGATTAAATATAGAAGATGAAGCATTGAGTAAAGAAGAATATGAAAAAACCTTAAAAAATATAATGTTAAAACAAAAAGAAGTATCTATAGAATTAAAACCTACCTGTGCACCTCAGTTTATGAGAATTGCGGCAGAAAATGGGGTGAAGACAAGATTCAGAAAAGGATGCTTGGCTGGCACTGCTTATTGTATTATAAGCCCCACAGGAAACGTTCAGGCTTGCGCTTATTTGGATATGCCTATCGGTAATGTAAGAAAAATTCCATTTAGCGATATTTGGAATGATAATTTAATATTGAAAAAATTAAGAACTTTAGATTATAAGGGAAAGTGCGGTATTTGTAATTATAAAAAGACCTGTGGTGGCTGCAGGGCACGGGCAGCATTTTATAATAATGAAGATCCAATGGCAGAAGATATCTGGTGTCTATATTCCAATGTAGAAGCGGAGAATATAGGCAATGGATAG
- the nirJ1 gene encoding putative heme d1 biosynthesis radical SAM protein NirJ1, whose amino-acid sequence MIGISKLLCGTESFGDKLRYVHGASMQKNGVSKGRGPVVVWNCTKTCNLKCRHCYADSDSRIYKDELTTKEAKNFIDDLQKLKVPVILFSGGEPLLREDLFELIKYAKQCNIRSTISTNGTLINKDIAARLRQCGVGYVGISLDGIGERHDIFRGVKGSFDSALRGIRNCRETGQKVGLRFTINKYNYNELENIFHLIEEEKINRVCFYHLVYSGRGTSMIDEDISHDQAREAMNLIMTKTMELGNKVEILTVDNHTDSVYLYLQSREKYPALADNILKLMRLNGGNRSGIAIANVDYRGNVHPDQFTSQYTFGNVKERSFGDIWSDTSNSIINGLKNRKVMLKGRCSSCKWLDICNGNFRSRAEAVTGDFWESDPACYLTDNEIEGISPGV is encoded by the coding sequence ATGATAGGAATATCCAAATTATTATGTGGTACTGAAAGCTTTGGAGACAAATTGAGATATGTACATGGAGCTAGTATGCAAAAGAATGGAGTTAGTAAAGGACGTGGGCCTGTGGTTGTCTGGAATTGTACAAAAACCTGTAATTTAAAATGCAGGCACTGCTATGCAGATTCAGACAGCAGGATATATAAAGATGAACTTACTACTAAAGAAGCTAAGAATTTTATTGATGATTTGCAGAAGCTCAAAGTACCTGTGATACTGTTTTCAGGAGGAGAGCCTCTGCTGCGTGAGGATTTATTTGAATTAATTAAATATGCCAAACAGTGTAATATAAGAAGTACAATTTCAACTAATGGTACGCTTATAAATAAGGATATTGCAGCTAGGCTTAGACAATGCGGCGTAGGATATGTAGGTATAAGTTTAGATGGAATTGGTGAGAGACACGATATATTTAGAGGTGTTAAAGGCTCTTTTGACAGTGCGCTAAGAGGAATTAGAAATTGCAGGGAAACAGGTCAGAAAGTTGGATTAAGATTCACTATAAATAAATATAATTATAATGAACTGGAAAATATATTTCATCTTATTGAAGAAGAAAAAATTAATCGAGTCTGCTTTTATCATTTAGTTTATTCAGGTAGAGGAACATCTATGATTGATGAGGATATATCTCATGATCAGGCCAGAGAAGCAATGAATTTAATTATGACAAAAACTATGGAATTAGGAAATAAGGTGGAAATACTCACAGTAGATAACCATACAGATTCCGTTTATCTATATTTGCAATCAAGAGAAAAATATCCTGCTTTAGCGGATAATATCCTTAAATTAATGAGGCTTAATGGCGGAAATCGATCAGGAATAGCTATTGCAAATGTGGATTATAGAGGAAATGTTCACCCTGATCAGTTTACATCACAGTATACTTTTGGAAACGTTAAAGAGAGAAGCTTTGGTGATATTTGGTCCGATACTTCCAATTCTATTATTAATGGATTAAAAAACAGAAAAGTTATGCTTAAAGGAAGGTGCAGTAGTTGCAAATGGCTTGACATCTGTAATGGGAATTTCAGATCTAGGGCAGAAGCTGTCACAGGAGATTTTTGGGAATCAGATCCTGCCTGTTACTTGACTGATAATGAAATAGAAGGAATTAGCCCAGGAGTGTAA
- a CDS encoding methylated-DNA--[protein]-cysteine S-methyltransferase produces MGNGFYYETEIGKIGIVENGTAITNMYFGDIIQQDVNIEETPLLKKANEELQEYFSGKRKNFDLPLEAEGTDFQRKVWKALQEIPYGETCSYKDIAENIGNTKASRAVGMANNKNPIFIFIPCHRVIGSNGKLVGYAAGLDVKERLLEMEKRNVG; encoded by the coding sequence ATGGGTAACGGTTTTTATTATGAAACAGAAATTGGGAAAATAGGAATTGTTGAAAATGGTACGGCTATAACTAATATGTATTTTGGAGATATAATTCAACAAGATGTAAATATAGAAGAAACACCTTTATTGAAAAAAGCAAATGAAGAGCTGCAGGAATATTTTTCTGGAAAGAGAAAAAACTTTGATTTACCACTGGAAGCGGAAGGAACGGATTTTCAAAGAAAAGTATGGAAGGCGCTGCAGGAAATCCCTTATGGTGAAACTTGCAGCTATAAAGATATAGCAGAAAATATTGGCAATACAAAGGCTTCCCGTGCAGTGGGAATGGCAAACAATAAGAACCCAATATTTATTTTTATTCCCTGCCATCGTGTTATTGGTTCTAATGGGAAATTAGTAGGTTATGCAGCTGGACTTGATGTAAAGGAGAGACTTTTAGAAATGGAAAAACGAAATGTTGGATAA
- a CDS encoding DNA alkylation repair protein yields MENTIREQIFQLADGKYREFQRGLCPGNDNIVGVRLPLLRKLAKQIAKGDWKTYMKEAENEYYEEVMLQGLVLGYVKADIEEILNFVTDFIPKIDNWAVCDSLCTGLKFTKTNRDTVLNYIKPYLSSEKEFEVRFAVVMLLNFYIEENYIDRVLLLLDGAKHEGYYVKMAVAWAVSICYVKFPEKTMEYLKNNTLDDFTYNKALQKITESLRVDRETKTLIRSMKRKI; encoded by the coding sequence TTGGAAAATACAATAAGAGAACAGATTTTTCAATTGGCAGATGGAAAATATAGAGAATTTCAAAGAGGATTATGCCCGGGGAATGATAATATTGTAGGGGTAAGGCTACCACTGCTAAGGAAGCTGGCTAAACAGATAGCCAAAGGTGACTGGAAAACCTACATGAAGGAAGCAGAAAATGAATATTACGAAGAAGTTATGCTTCAGGGTTTGGTTCTTGGATATGTAAAAGCTGACATTGAAGAAATTCTAAATTTTGTTACGGATTTTATTCCTAAAATTGATAACTGGGCTGTGTGCGATAGTCTTTGTACAGGATTGAAATTTACAAAAACTAATAGAGACACTGTACTTAATTATATTAAGCCATATCTATCTTCAGAAAAAGAATTTGAAGTGCGGTTTGCCGTTGTGATGCTTCTTAACTTTTACATAGAGGAAAATTATATTGACAGAGTGCTATTATTGCTGGATGGAGCAAAACATGAAGGCTACTATGTGAAAATGGCTGTTGCCTGGGCTGTTTCAATATGCTACGTGAAGTTTCCTGAAAAGACAATGGAATATCTGAAGAATAATACCTTAGATGATTTTACATATAATAAAGCATTACAAAAGATTACAGAGTCTTTAAGAGTTGATAGGGAAACCAAAACTCTTATAAGAAGTATGAAACGCAAAATATAA
- the ahbA gene encoding siroheme decarboxylase subunit alpha, which translates to MDRESKEILNLIQNEFPLDNRPFLKIANKLNTTEEKVIDTINKLKNKGYVRRIGGIFDSKKLGYCSLLCAIKVPDERISEVAKLISSYKGVTHNYERNNDYNLWFTVTAPSQEDIKNFLKNIKTRTGIEEILELPAIDVFKIKAIFALKE; encoded by the coding sequence ATGGATAGGGAAAGTAAGGAGATACTTAATTTAATACAGAACGAATTTCCACTAGATAACAGACCTTTTCTAAAAATTGCCAATAAACTTAACACTACTGAAGAAAAGGTTATTGATACAATTAATAAACTAAAGAATAAGGGATATGTGAGAAGGATAGGAGGAATATTTGATTCTAAAAAATTGGGTTACTGCAGTCTTTTGTGTGCTATAAAAGTACCCGATGAGAGAATTTCTGAAGTGGCAAAGCTTATAAGCAGCTATAAGGGTGTTACCCATAATTATGAGAGGAATAATGACTATAATTTATGGTTTACAGTTACAGCACCTTCACAAGAGGATATCAAAAATTTTTTAAAGAATATTAAGACGCGTACTGGTATTGAAGAAATATTGGAGCTGCCTGCCATAGATGTATTTAAAATTAAAGCTATTTTTGCACTAAAGGAGTGA
- a CDS encoding ABC transporter permease, with the protein MSNLQVKNNNISEIIINSLKSLVFPICSILVSLFVAVFFVMWSKGYNITQYFTALTDLLTIIVNASFGDKSRAFETIVFVTPLVFTGVAHSVAFKCGLFNIGVEGQFTLGMLAASIVGIIPGLSPIVHIPLLIISGIAAGGVWGAVPGYLKAKFGTNEVINSIMMNYIAMYVVNFVVLRTPIGIASKSSTPVIQDSAKLMQFSSSSRANIGIIIAIICAIFIYWLIWKTTVGYEIRAVGINPHSAEYGGINIAKSTVLAMVISGAIAGLGGAAHLSGAAYSSSDLMSFIGYGFDGIAVALLAKSNPIGCIPAALLFGALNSSSRILQLNNIPKEIVYLIQSVVIIFVATDYIVKYFEEKKRKKGATVNG; encoded by the coding sequence GTGAGTAACTTACAAGTTAAAAATAATAACATTAGTGAAATTATAATAAATTCTCTAAAGAGCTTGGTATTTCCTATATGTTCTATACTAGTTTCTTTGTTTGTAGCTGTTTTCTTTGTAATGTGGTCTAAAGGGTATAATATTACTCAATATTTTACAGCATTGACAGACCTGTTAACTATTATAGTGAATGCAAGTTTTGGGGATAAATCAAGAGCTTTTGAAACTATAGTTTTTGTAACACCTCTTGTATTTACAGGTGTAGCACACTCTGTAGCATTTAAATGCGGATTATTTAATATAGGTGTAGAAGGTCAGTTCACTTTAGGAATGCTCGCAGCATCAATAGTTGGTATTATACCAGGATTAAGTCCTATAGTCCATATTCCATTATTAATAATAAGTGGTATTGCAGCAGGTGGAGTATGGGGGGCAGTACCTGGTTATTTAAAAGCGAAATTCGGTACTAATGAAGTAATAAATTCAATAATGATGAACTATATCGCTATGTATGTAGTAAATTTTGTAGTGCTAAGGACGCCTATAGGCATAGCATCAAAATCTAGCACACCTGTAATTCAGGATAGTGCAAAATTAATGCAATTTAGTAGTTCCAGTAGGGCAAATATTGGAATAATAATAGCCATTATATGTGCCATTTTTATATACTGGTTAATTTGGAAAACTACTGTAGGCTATGAGATTAGAGCAGTAGGTATTAATCCTCATAGTGCCGAATATGGCGGGATAAATATAGCTAAGAGTACAGTACTTGCAATGGTAATATCAGGTGCGATAGCAGGACTTGGTGGAGCAGCACATTTATCAGGAGCAGCTTATTCTTCCAGTGATTTAATGTCCTTTATAGGTTACGGTTTTGATGGTATAGCTGTTGCTCTTTTAGCTAAGAGTAATCCTATTGGATGTATACCAGCAGCATTACTGTTTGGAGCCTTAAATAGTAGTTCAAGAATACTTCAATTAAACAATATACCAAAGGAAATAGTGTATTTAATACAATCAGTTGTTATAATCTTCGTAGCCACTGATTATATAGTTAAATATTTCGAAGAAAAGAAGAGAAAAAAGGGGGCAACTGTAAATGGATAA
- a CDS encoding MBL fold metallo-hydrolase, which produces MKLKVLVDNNTYIDQYYCGEPAVSYYIEDEDIRLLFDVGYSDVFLKNSNALDIDLENINVITISHGHNDHTGGLKYYFKQKYKNNISIIAHPDAFKEKVADNLKISSPILQEELKEKCNLILSKEPKKISKHITFLGEIPQINDFENRKCIGKQVVGETSIDDYVIDDTALVYKSENGIYIITGCSHSGICNITEYAKEVCKDNRVLGIIGGFHLFELNEQVNKTIDYLKQNNLRELYPCHCTSFVVKAEIHKALPVKEVGVGLKINW; this is translated from the coding sequence GTGAAATTAAAAGTTTTAGTGGATAATAATACATATATTGACCAATATTATTGTGGGGAACCTGCTGTTTCATATTACATTGAAGATGAGGACATCAGATTGCTATTTGATGTAGGTTATTCTGATGTATTTTTGAAAAACTCAAATGCATTAGATATAGATTTAGAAAATATAAATGTTATTACTATTTCACATGGTCATAATGACCACACAGGAGGATTAAAATACTATTTTAAACAAAAGTATAAAAATAATATTTCTATTATTGCTCATCCAGATGCATTTAAAGAAAAAGTAGCAGATAATTTAAAAATTAGCTCTCCTATTTTGCAAGAAGAGTTAAAAGAAAAGTGCAATTTAATTCTTTCTAAGGAACCTAAAAAAATTAGTAAACATATAACTTTCTTAGGAGAAATACCACAAATAAATGACTTTGAAAATAGAAAATGTATTGGTAAGCAAGTTGTTGGTGAAACTTCCATTGATGATTATGTAATAGATGATACAGCACTTGTATATAAAAGTGAAAATGGCATTTATATTATTACAGGATGTTCTCATAGTGGGATATGTAATATAACAGAATATGCAAAAGAAGTATGTAAAGATAACAGAGTATTAGGAATTATAGGAGGATTTCATTTATTTGAATTAAATGAGCAGGTTAATAAAACTATTGATTATTTAAAACAGAACAATTTAAGGGAATTATATCCTTGTCATTGTACTTCATTTGTTGTCAAAGCAGAAATACATAAAGCTTTGCCTGTGAAAGAAGTTGGGGTTGGATTGAAAATAAATTGGTGA
- a CDS encoding amino acid permease, whose amino-acid sequence MKNKKKGLSVFHLTMMALGTIIGGSFFLGSSVAIHAAGPAILISYVFGGILVYLILSALSEMTVADPSPGSFRTFAAKTFGTGAGFVVGWVYWTGMVLAMSSEATAVSILLNKWFPRVSISLLGSAVIVVVTLLNLLGADKLSKLESGLAAIKLMAIVSFIIIALLLIIGLINGAPSVGAGELAREPLASGGIKSIAGSMLIVIFAYAGFEIIGLAASEADNPEKTIPKAIFYTTLSLVALYIVSVAVLLPLIPTALINENVSPMVAALSRWGMPWAGNVINVVMITAILSTMLAAMFGIGRMLRSLAEEGHAPKLLEDKKNIPYRGMLFSGFAMLLGLTLGLFFPSVYLFLVSSGGFALLFTYAMIVATHIRFRKKYGYPPEGKYHMPGYPYTSWIALISLIIAIISMPFISGQASGLIAGLIILALYSSAYLVMKSYEKVKKPKINNSSLNRKAQRLGLSTEFSEELTEEHRHSNKNIKNNKKN is encoded by the coding sequence ATGAAAAATAAGAAGAAAGGATTGTCCGTATTTCATCTTACAATGATGGCATTAGGTACTATAATTGGTGGTTCCTTTTTTCTTGGATCCTCTGTAGCTATTCATGCTGCAGGACCTGCCATTTTAATTTCATATGTATTTGGAGGAATTTTAGTTTATCTTATTCTATCTGCTCTTTCAGAAATGACAGTGGCAGATCCTTCACCGGGTTCCTTTCGTACTTTTGCTGCAAAAACCTTTGGGACTGGAGCTGGATTTGTTGTTGGATGGGTTTATTGGACGGGAATGGTTTTAGCTATGTCCAGTGAGGCTACAGCTGTGTCTATTTTACTGAACAAGTGGTTTCCAAGAGTCTCTATATCCTTACTTGGAAGTGCGGTTATTGTAGTAGTTACATTGTTAAATTTATTAGGAGCTGATAAATTAAGCAAGCTGGAAAGTGGTCTTGCTGCTATTAAACTGATGGCAATAGTCTCTTTTATAATTATTGCATTACTTTTAATTATTGGGCTGATTAATGGGGCTCCTTCTGTTGGAGCTGGGGAATTGGCACGGGAGCCTTTGGCTTCAGGAGGCATAAAGAGTATTGCCGGTAGTATGCTTATAGTTATATTTGCGTATGCAGGCTTTGAAATAATTGGATTGGCTGCTTCGGAAGCTGATAACCCTGAAAAAACAATTCCAAAAGCAATTTTTTATACTACTTTGAGTCTTGTTGCACTTTATATAGTTTCTGTCGCTGTATTGCTGCCGTTAATACCTACAGCTCTTATTAATGAAAATGTTAGCCCTATGGTAGCAGCTCTTAGCAGATGGGGAATGCCGTGGGCTGGAAATGTAATAAATGTAGTAATGATTACTGCCATCCTTTCCACAATGCTGGCAGCTATGTTTGGAATAGGAAGGATGCTCCGTTCTCTTGCAGAGGAAGGTCATGCTCCAAAGCTGTTAGAGGATAAAAAGAATATTCCCTATAGAGGAATGTTGTTTTCAGGTTTTGCCATGCTTTTAGGATTAACCCTGGGACTTTTTTTCCCAAGCGTTTATTTATTTTTAGTAAGCTCTGGTGGTTTTGCATTACTTTTTACTTATGCAATGATAGTTGCTACCCATATTCGTTTTCGTAAAAAGTATGGATATCCTCCAGAAGGAAAATATCATATGCCGGGATATCCATATACCTCTTGGATTGCTTTAATAAGTCTTATTATTGCCATTATCAGTATGCCCTTTATTTCAGGGCAGGCATCAGGTCTTATAGCAGGATTGATAATTCTTGCTTTATATTCCTCAGCTTATTTGGTAATGAAGTCTTATGAAAAAGTTAAGAAACCAAAAATTAATAATAGTTCATTAAATAGAAAGGCGCAAAGATTAGGTTTATCCACGGAGTTCTCTGAAGAACTGACTGAGGAGCATAGGCACTCAAATAAGAATATAAAAAACAATAAAAAAAATTAA
- a CDS encoding ABC transporter ATP-binding protein, which yields MDKVVQMKGITKIFPGTIANDNVDFELLRSETHVLLGENGAGKTTLMNILYGLYQPERGEIIVNGNTTSINNPNDAIKLGIGMVHQHFMLVHNFTVAENIVLGMEPKKGILLDKRRAIKDVEEIAKKYGFVIDPNAIIEDISVGQQQKVEILKALYRGAEVLILDEPTAVLTPQEIDELGAIIKNLKEEGKSVILITHKLKEVMKMSDRVTIIRRGKVTGTVNTKDTNIDELAELMVGRKVNLTIEKKESNVGKEVLKVEDLAVKDNRGIEVVKGVNLSVYAGEIVGIAGVDGNGQSEFIEALIGLMKAERGRIALNDKDIFNKTPRDITDRGVGYIPEDRHKRGLILDYSLFENSILGIQHREPFSRGIVMNYEEIHKHAKKLIEEFDVRTPSDEVRAGSLSGGNQQKLIAAREISKDPDLLIASQPTRGLDVGAIEYIHGRIVQERDKGKAVLLISLELDEVLALSDRIAVMYDGKIIDIIDRKDADEKKLGILMAGGSLKKTKDM from the coding sequence ATGGATAAGGTAGTTCAAATGAAGGGGATAACGAAAATATTTCCTGGAACAATAGCAAATGACAATGTAGATTTTGAACTCCTAAGGAGTGAGACACATGTTTTGCTTGGCGAAAATGGAGCAGGAAAAACTACACTTATGAACATTTTATATGGATTGTATCAGCCTGAAAGAGGAGAAATTATTGTAAATGGAAATACCACATCAATAAATAATCCAAATGATGCTATAAAATTGGGAATAGGTATGGTTCATCAACATTTTATGCTTGTACATAATTTTACAGTAGCAGAAAATATAGTTTTAGGTATGGAGCCTAAAAAGGGAATTTTGTTAGATAAACGAAGAGCCATAAAAGATGTTGAAGAAATCGCTAAAAAATATGGATTTGTTATTGATCCTAATGCAATTATTGAAGATATATCAGTAGGTCAGCAGCAAAAGGTTGAAATACTAAAAGCTTTGTATAGAGGAGCAGAGGTTCTAATATTAGATGAACCAACAGCTGTTTTAACTCCACAGGAAATAGATGAATTAGGAGCTATAATAAAAAATCTAAAAGAGGAAGGTAAATCTGTAATACTCATAACTCATAAACTTAAAGAAGTTATGAAAATGAGTGATAGAGTTACTATTATAAGAAGAGGAAAGGTAACTGGAACTGTAAATACAAAAGATACTAATATAGATGAACTAGCAGAACTTATGGTAGGCAGAAAGGTTAACCTTACGATAGAAAAGAAAGAGTCCAATGTAGGGAAAGAAGTATTAAAAGTAGAAGATTTAGCAGTAAAGGATAATAGAGGAATTGAAGTAGTTAAAGGTGTAAATTTGTCTGTATATGCTGGAGAAATTGTAGGGATAGCAGGGGTAGATGGAAATGGTCAATCAGAATTTATAGAAGCTTTAATCGGGCTTATGAAAGCTGAAAGGGGTAGGATCGCTCTTAATGATAAAGATATATTTAATAAGACACCACGTGATATAACGGACAGAGGGGTAGGGTATATTCCAGAGGATAGGCATAAAAGAGGTCTTATATTAGATTATTCATTGTTTGAAAATTCAATACTTGGGATTCAACACAGAGAACCCTTTAGCAGGGGAATTGTTATGAATTATGAAGAAATACATAAACATGCGAAGAAACTTATTGAGGAATTTGATGTAAGAACTCCTAGCGATGAAGTGCGTGCAGGATCATTGTCCGGTGGAAATCAGCAAAAGCTTATAGCTGCTAGAGAAATATCAAAGGATCCAGATCTTTTAATTGCTTCTCAGCCTACCAGGGGATTAGATGTAGGAGCTATTGAATATATACACGGTAGAATTGTACAAGAAAGAGATAAAGGAAAAGCAGTACTTCTAATATCCTTAGAGTTAGATGAAGTTCTTGCACTTTCTGATAGAATTGCAGTAATGTATGACGGAAAAATTATAGATATAATTGATAGAAAAGATGCAGATGAAAAGAAACTTGGAATACTTATGGCAGGTGGAAGTTTAAAAAAAACAAAAGACATGTGA
- the ahbB gene encoding siroheme decarboxylase subunit beta: MLSPLDINIIKKIQGEIPIVPEPYKQIAEELGISQKQLIDKIKEFSSKGIIRRFGAILNHRNAGFKANAMVVWKIPEERIKEITEIMVKFPEVSHCYRRPVFPHWPYNIFTMIHGQTKNHCEKIVAEISRLSHISDYSILYSTCQFKKVSMKYFDNENV; encoded by the coding sequence ATGCTAAGTCCTTTAGATATAAATATCATTAAAAAAATTCAAGGAGAAATTCCCATTGTACCAGAGCCCTATAAACAAATAGCTGAGGAACTTGGAATTTCCCAAAAGCAATTGATAGATAAAATAAAGGAATTTTCAAGTAAAGGAATTATTCGTAGATTTGGGGCTATTTTAAATCATAGAAATGCTGGATTTAAGGCAAATGCTATGGTAGTATGGAAGATACCGGAGGAAAGAATTAAAGAAATAACTGAAATTATGGTGAAATTTCCTGAAGTGAGTCATTGCTATAGAAGGCCTGTATTTCCTCATTGGCCCTACAATATTTTTACTATGATTCATGGACAAACAAAAAATCATTGTGAAAAAATAGTTGCAGAAATTTCAAGGTTAAGTCATATTAGTGATTATAGTATATTGTATAGTACCTGTCAGTTTAAAAAGGTTAGCATGAAATATTTTGATAATGAAAATGTATGA
- a CDS encoding deoxyribonuclease IV, with product MLNIGCHLSASKGYKAMGKEALKIGANTFQFFTRNPRGGKAKEIDPKDVEALLEIARENEFATMLAHAPYTLNACSADESIRKFALEVMEDDIKRMEYLPNNLYNFHPGSHVKQGVEVGIKYITDMLNAVLKPEQTTTVLLETMAGKGTEVGRSFQELKQILDGVNLSEKMGVCLDTCHVYDAGYDIVNHLDDVLEEFDEIIGLDKLRSIHLNDSKNPFESHKDRHEKIGEGSLGKEAIIRVINHPKLYTLPFFLETPNELSGYAEEIKILREAYEY from the coding sequence ATGTTAAATATAGGTTGCCATTTATCAGCTTCAAAGGGCTACAAAGCCATGGGTAAAGAAGCACTTAAAATAGGAGCAAATACATTTCAGTTTTTTACACGAAACCCCAGGGGTGGAAAGGCAAAAGAAATTGATCCCAAAGATGTAGAAGCACTACTTGAAATAGCAAGGGAAAATGAATTCGCTACAATGCTGGCTCATGCACCTTACACTTTAAATGCCTGTTCAGCAGATGAAAGCATAAGGAAGTTTGCATTAGAGGTTATGGAAGATGACATAAAAAGGATGGAGTATTTGCCAAATAATCTTTATAATTTTCATCCAGGCAGCCATGTAAAGCAGGGAGTAGAGGTTGGTATAAAATATATTACAGATATGCTTAATGCCGTACTAAAGCCAGAACAGACAACTACAGTACTACTTGAAACAATGGCAGGTAAAGGTACAGAAGTAGGACGTAGTTTTCAGGAATTAAAGCAGATTCTTGATGGGGTCAATCTTTCAGAAAAGATGGGTGTATGTCTTGATACCTGTCACGTTTATGATGCAGGCTATGATATTGTGAATCATTTAGATGATGTATTAGAGGAATTTGATGAAATTATTGGACTTGACAAATTGCGTTCCATACATTTAAATGACAGTAAAAATCCCTTTGAAAGTCACAAAGATCGACATGAGAAAATTGGTGAGGGCTCTCTTGGAAAAGAAGCTATAATAAGAGTAATCAATCATCCTAAATTATATACCCTACCATTTTTTCTGGAAACTCCAAATGAATTATCTGGTTATGCTGAAGAAATTAAAATACTGAGAGAAGCCTATGAATACTAA